The Mytilus galloprovincialis chromosome 3, xbMytGall1.hap1.1, whole genome shotgun sequence genomic interval CTTGTTCAGCTGTATATTGGACTGTATGTTTGTAATATCATATGCTAATGTCAGTAATGAATATAAACTAAAAGTGTAAAATTATTAGGATATTTTGTCTCCATGTTTTCTAGGTATATAATATTATAAGTACTTGAAACctagatataaaacaaaatacatgtagttataagaattaaccaacaaaaaataaagatatgattAAAAGGACTACTTGAAAGTCAATATCAACTATAATCTAGCAATACTTGAGTTCGACGTAATCGGTCGCGATGTAGCGGTGTCCCCATTCATGACAAATTCCGTTATCTTATTTATATATGATTATTTTCTCAGAGCTGAAGTACAAGTTGCTATATTTAGTATAAATCATGACTTCATAGCAAATAAGGCATCATGAAATCCAGCTAAAAGTTGTTTTTTTGGTTGAAACCagttagaaaaacaaaaacaaacaccatcAAAAAAGTAAAACTTCATTACAAAATACATTGACTTTCCATTAGCAAGTCCACTCAAGTTTACCTTATTACACAATTTAACAATCCACACGTTTCGTATTGAACAACTTAAACATGTTTTAACATGCTGCATTCTTTATGAACCTGTCGAAAAAGGAGTCCCTATTTGGTTGTGGATAATTTCTGTTTGCTACAGTTTAAATTGTGTTTCGTTTTTTGTTggatcatttctttttttcttttgattggtTTTTATAATGTGATATCCTTGGTTCGTTCACGATACGGCATTAATTTGGCTCATGGTAAAAGGTCGCattgtaaaagtaaaatcacaaaaatactgaactccgaggaaaatcaaaactgaaagtccataatcaaatggcaacatcaaaagctcaaacttaTACTTATTTACATTCTTGCTCTACAGTCTTTGGTTAGTAGCATTATTATCAATCATATGGTATCTTCTTACTTTATATAGGCAGTTAACATGACACATAGTATCGAATAATTTAGAATAGAAGgacaaactaaaaacaaataaatttttatgcaagtttatttttatcttatcAGATGTGTATGTTAAAAACCATTGCATGGGTATGTCCGTGAAAAGAAATGAATCATCGAAATTACCTGTTAGTGATGTTATCGCAATATATTATTATAGCAATTCAAAAAGCCTACATTTGACAAAAGCAAGTATGAATGAACAGTACCGCTTATTTAATACAGTTTATGATGTAAcaacaaaataatgtatttgaattattttagatCTTCCTAACTGAGAAGGGTTATTGATTTGTTTAAATCAGTAGTTGAATTGAACCGTGAAATAGGAACACTCTTTTATGTTGATACTGATAATCGCATAAAAATCGATAAAAGAAGTCATCTTTCAATCTGTTTTAACAGTTAAAAGATCGCtttctttattcttattttcaaaatgGTACATTTCAATTCCCGGggacatttctttaaaaaatttacagTTTACAACAATATATTCAAGTCTACAACCTAACAAGAGAAGAACTCAAATCGTAATAATCtttagttaaaatttaaaaaaaaagatgaaagatagtcatatgtttttttgtttaaacttaaAGAAGTACTTGAGAATAAAACTACAAAAGAAACGGTATATAATTTCACAAAGAAGTTATTTTCATATCTTGACGAGATGCCAAATTGTTAAGTTTATCAAGAAAAGGTTTAGTTTGTGAAATAGCCTTCGACTAAATATCACATAATAGATAGGCAAAGAATTGGAAATAGTTAAGTATACTTCTCATTGACTAATGCCAagctattttaaaattttgaatatgatATTATCATCAATAAACACTATCTCAGTATGAAACACTTAAACAATACGTTTTTCTTCGAAAGGGTTCGAAAAACAACAAAGTAAgcagttaatattttttcataaaattattttttttgaaatttctctCATTTTAAAAAGAACGTGTAGAAAACATTTTGAATCCCGAAATATTTGTATATCCATGTGGcgaatttaaaactattttacgGATTTTAAAcctatatttacatttttttttctatcagagTAAAAATGTCGGTAATACCAGAAGTCCATTACTAGACGTCTTGTAACTTGATACAATTGTAATTATAATGGTGATATCCAATTTCGGACCCCATACCTGAGAATTTTTAAAGGTTAAATCATGAGAGTTAAATGctatatttcaatcagtttaattaaacaatatttggtctctgatggacagttgtctcattggcaatcataccataaattcttttttttttataaaaacaatattttaacagaAATATTTCTAGCGAAAACATAACCAAGGACCGAAAAACGGCTGCGACATTGAATGAATCATATAAATGAGTAATATTTCAGTtgttaattttcataatttataatgtaaatatttttacactttttCTCGTTTTGACGGAGTATTTTATGAGATGTATATATGGAAGAGTACCTCATATTATATGGAACAGGTGAAACCCCTCTTTCAACTCGTCTCCAATAATAGTTCTTAAAttttatgtattgtatattttgacCAAACAATACTTCTTGAAAAAGATAAACTCTATTACGGAAGTATCTGATTTATTGCGAGAACATTTAAAATGTCGATGGCGTTTGATAAAGTTTTATTATTGGGAAATCCCACTTTCTGATCCTCTATTCGTGACAGTTCTGAATTTCCAGGAAATGTTTTGTCGTTTTTACTCATATACTATTAGGCATTACTACATTCGGATCGAATTCGATTTTTGGCAGAAATATTCAGAAGGTCGAAGAACTGGGTCAGACACCTAAAAAAAACCCATAATCTTTTACGAAAATATCTCCCTTTTAGTATCAAAGATGACCAGCTCTGGAATCCTACACATTTGTTTTGTTGCATTTTAATAATAAGCTTTTATACTGTTAAAGGTCATTCTGATTGTATCAAACTTCTTTTGAAAACATTGTTAAAGACCAACAAATGGTGAAACTAGCGTCCGGAAAAGTGGATTACTTCTGAAGGTCATTCGTTATGAACAAAGGACAGTCTTCATTAGTCTCTCATATATAACATTTCACAAACTTAAAAGCCTGTTTGATTCAATACCAACTGAAGGTCGAATTGTAAGATGAAAAAGAGAGGTCAAGTAAAAAGATAAATGCAATactagtaaaattgagaatggaaatagagattatttcaaagagaaaacacccgaccaaagagcagacaacagccgaaggccaccaatgagtcttcaatgcagcgagcgAGAAAACCCCGGAGGTTGACCTCTGCTGGCCACTTAATAAATTGTGTACTAGATCAGTAacaatggatgtcatactaaacccaaaaacatataaatgaacttaaataaataaaaaaaaacaccataaaagACTAAAAAGGCCAGAGGCCCCTTACTTGGGACATGTAGAAAATTTCGGCGGGGTAAAGATGTATATGTATAAACAATGGCTATATCAAACGTCGCTAGTAATAtgcattatttgtgtttttttgcaGTTAATGcttattgattttgtattgcaGATAAACACATTAAACGTTAGCTGAAGGTGGCACTACTATGCACGATTAAAACAATACATGAAGTTACATCCTTAATTTCAGCAGAATGACAGATCAACCCAACAGAAGGtgagtgatttttattttatcgaTGCTCAAATATCGTAAATCGATTAGGAAAAGACAAATCACGGTAAAATAAGATAAtttggtcttcaatacagcgagaaaatcccgcacccggaggcgtgcttcagcaaGCCCCTAAACTAAAAAAGGCTACAATTAAAAGACAACCATCATAAGGCTACAATATAATACAATCATAAGGCtacaataaaatgacaacgcaatggatataaaaacgaaaaagaccaaaagacaaacaacagtatccaaacacaacatagaaaacgagagactgagcaacacgaactccattaaAAACCGGTTTTGATCTCAAGTGACATGGAAGGGTAAGCATAccccctgctccacatgttgcgcCAGTGGAGTTGCTCATGTACTTGTAAACAAAGTGATAAGTTTAATTCTGTTGGTCTCATTCGAGAAAAAGAGGACGGGATTGTGGTTATGACGATTAGAACATATTCAACGTCATCTGCAATCCGAGAATACTAATTTGCAATCCGAGAAAACAGATCATAAATGTGTCCCTCAATTACTATCATATGTCTGACATACTTTAATACATTTCAGAGGTCGTGGAAGACGAGGGAGTGGGTATAGAGGGGGTAATCGAGATGAAGGTAACAGAAGAGGAGGGAATACTAGAGGAAGAGTATTTCATCAACACAGGTATTGATAGTATATATATTATCATGTatgtcgagtggtctagcgcgtatatgtacacagccatgcatcgccatcactgctggtgatccgatggataaatctgttgttgagttgtcactggttcagacgtacttataaataattatttctgtgactgtatcttgcattaatttgtaggatcctttacaatagataGTTCAGATAATCTGTAACAATACCGTCTTCATGCCttttatatcatgtactgtattacgacgctagattaaaccTGACGAGGAAAAGCAACACCCGGCCAcagaaagctttattattgtgaaggcaaggtggtcgagtggtctaacGTGTCGGATACAGTGCAatcgatttggtgtcacgatatctcagaagcatgagttcgaatcctggcgaggatagaacaaaaaatttgcgaaagcaaatttacagatctaacattgttgggctgatgttttgccgagttgtatatacagaatgtacacatcCATGCATCAGCATCACTGCTgctgatccgatggatacatctgttgaaAAGTTGTCACTGggtcagacgtacttataaatataattatttctatgactgtatcttgcattaatttgtaggatcctttacaatagataattcagATGATCTATAACAATACCATCttcatgtcttatatatcatgtactgtattatgacgctagattaaaactgacgaggaaaggtagcACCCTgtcaccgaaagctttattattgtccaattacgagacacctcttaagaacagggcatacttttgaaaatatcacctttcaaataattgaggtaaaccaaaattgggactcccaaaggagaaaacagagagaaaggttctggatgcatcagctacaTGAGggggatgaaaaacagttctacccaaaactAAAGGAATAAATCCTGTACTTCATTCTATTTACCTAAAACAACTTACTGTTTGGATTTAAGACTTgctatgtacaataaacggcaaaatatattttatatagatcatcaataaatatgttaaacttttactcAAATTTTGTGCAGTtcaagctacaaaaatattttttgtcatgcatccgatttcaccttgagagatgcacacgcctgacgaagctaatttgtttagcgaaatattgcgtgattaatataatatataacagttcattttataacactcattagtgtgttaaagttacattcttatgcacttatatatagaaatataaaaaagtaaaatcaccaaaatactgaactcaaaggaaaattcataacggaaagtccccagtcaaatggcaaaatcaaaagctcaaacacatcaaacgaatggataacaactgtcatattcctgacttggtacagacattctCTTATATAGACAATGgaaggttgaacctggttttatagctagctaaacctctcacgtgtatgacagtcgcatcaaattacactatattgacaacgatgagcGAACAAAACAGACAGACATATGTTCAGCGTCATTAGGTACAATGGTAAACACATATATGCAAAACACATTTTCCAATTCACATCTCAATGAACAATGATTTACACTTGCATATTGCCTGACGATAAATTCATAGCAAATTTATTGTGTTATATTATCGATTATGCATACATAATTGTCTATATTTATCCACAGccattattgtacatgtatattaagggGAATGTTGTGTTGAAAATATGTCACCCTTTTCAGCAATTATAGTATCGAATTTATGAATATATATCTTCAAGATCAAAAATAATTAGCACCGACAAAACACTTAGATTTGTAACTGTACGTCTTTAATTAAAATATGCTTTCAAACCATTATAAGTTTTAGAAGCATAAACAGATTCTTTAATCACACAGctaaatcaaaatttcaatgtATTCTTATTTTAGAGAATTTTCTCcgttcaaatcttttaaaaaattcaaatttctttaCACAATTTTGGTTTTCAAGATTTCAGTTGAATTTCTATTTATCTAattgcaaataaatatataaataacacccataatttatgtattttgttAGAAATCAGAGACTTCCAGATGATGACCGCTCTCTTCATCATGGAGCTTTTAGGTCAGGAATCGGTTTATCAGACAGTGAAGATAGCGATGCAGACATATCTAATCACATTGCAAGGTAAAAGTGGAAAAATTAAATAGAGATATCAACATAACAAATGATTCGATGGTTTAAAGAAAGATAACAAACAGAAAAACACCAGTCCTCAAATCACTACTCAAATAAATGTACCTTTTTCGTGTATAATCCATGCAACATCAATCTGTAGATACAAATATACAACACATTCTCTGAAATTGGTATCCTAAAGATCATAGATGTTtttaatgacaatataattgTTTGCAGGAAGTGTTTATTCAACAAAAAATTGGCATTTCGATGAGAACAAATTGCGTTTCTCTTTTTGTCGACTTACTTCATTATTCAAATGCTACAGACTTCACACCTGAACTGATTAGGAAAAAAGTACGAGGAAACTAATCACTTCACTTTCATTATTTAGTGAATGTCTTTTCCGTAAATGACTTACTTTTATTCTTGACTGATATCCAGAAATTGAAATCGGTCTTAAGCTTtctatgtagtttttttttttaacttttatctcTTAcgtcgtttttcatttttgctatggGGTTGTTAATTTTTCTACCACCGATTAATATTGAATGTCATCTTAGTTTCTTTCGCCTTTATCAAATGGAAATAACATACAAGTACTGTAAACGATTTAAAATAACAGATGACGAATTCGCAATCTGTGATAGGGATAACTTATGTGTTCACCAATAACTTTCATGCATATGTCTTACAGCTATCAATACACCAGAGGCCGAGGAAGACGAGGGAGTGGTAATAGAGGGGGAAACCGAGACGAAGGTAACAGCAGAGGAAGGAATTCAAGAGGAAAGGAATTTCGTCAAAATAGGTATGAATGAACAATTGGGGGAACACATGAAGCGGACAATAAAAAATCGAGATAAATAGTTTTTGAAGAAATACACTGTATATATTGTGAAATACAAATATACCAAAAACGCATACGCGCGAAGAATCAGACCCATTATGTACGAAAGATCTTAAAATCATGAAGGGAACTGCATGGCCAAAACatacacatacatacaaaatCATGCGCGCGCGCGGGCGATCCAATGCTATATTCACAAAAGATCGTATAAAAACATGCAGGTAATCAATTGCATGGCCATAATATTTAACCCGGAATATTTTCTACTTTTCAATCATTATATGTAACTATCTAACTACAAATGCACAACTAGaagactttttttttagaaatcaaagaCCTCAAGATGGCGACGACTCATCTTTCCAAAGACCTTATATGCCGGGAATCAGTTTATCAAGCGAAGAAGACAGTGATATAGATGAACACAGAGTTAGGTAATAtcataaagaataaagaaaataacATCAGCTAAAATTtggattaaattaaagttaaatttcgacataagaaatatgaaaaaagattatagtttagttctttttttaaatgagtacTTATTAAATGAGAAAACACTCATAAAGTTATCAGTATTATAATGTTGTACGCTAGATGCGCTTTTGAATACAGacaactcatcggtgacgctaGAATAAAcgatataaaagataaaaaaaacagtagTTCGAATTCGGAGAGCATTTAGAACTCAAAATTCTGAAAGGTTTCGCCCTTCTGAATGCATCTTCACCAGGAATGCTATAAAAATAATTCGAAAGTCTTGCATGAATAAACACCCAGAGAATGTTTAGAAATAAGATATATTTATAGTGGATATCATTTAATTTTGGCTCAAGATTTTAAATTACCTTCAAAGTCATCTTAAGGAAGATCAAAGGTATATATTTCTTGAGattgaattttcttatactttgccgaaatgaagattttactatgctattttcaaaactataataaaaagtatgggtcaccgtgctatttgcCAAGCTATgagttgttgaaaattgactaaaaTTTGGCTAGattattcatgaaaaaacacatttgtgtgcataaaaaatctatgtgatagaattttgaaataaaacagttttcataatatgttttaagaaaataaaaataaaaaatggtgtcaccgcacttgttttcttgctacaagtaaaaatgaaaataaatcccTACCAgtccagtatatatttttttactaaaagagttctCTCCACTTAAATGGCTTtagtttaaaaacacaaaatttgatatttgcttAAGTATTTTGAGTCATACAATAAATCActaagttttctttttataaataaacaatcttaccaataaattgcaaatatgtCTCCAAATTTACAGATTTGGgaaaataactagaccgattttgtactgagATTATACAATCCAAAacggcggtataccatgaatctacatTAAACACTCTTAACAATATTATCAGAAATAAGAGAAAGATTCGTAAATAATCGAAGTAGAAAGCAGGATTGTGTGCCAAATAGATTATGATATACATCCAAGATTACAATTCACAGTACATGAATTATAATGGAGTGTTAGGATATTTGAATATTGAAGAATGTTTGTGATAATCAGTTTCGTGTTTCTTATGATTATTCGTGTCTAAAAGTTGAATAACAAATAGAAATTACAGTAGTTTAAGAGTTAAAATTATCAGCATTTTCCATTTTCATAGGGAATATGCACGTTCAAGTAGCATAAGAGATAGAACATCCAGGTATGCTAGAGATACATGTGCAGGCAGCAGAGGTAATACTAATGCAGCAGCCCAAAGAGGTCAAAGAGGAAATTCAGGTTTTGGTCGCCAGGATACCCAACAGATGAGAAGTACTTCTGCAtcgtgagatttttttttaaatataggtttattttgtcttttctttaacAAATTATTTGTCTCAATTTGATTTTTACCATTAAAAGATAAATACTCTTTTTGCAAGTTTAAATGTACTCACAACGCTAATATTTTCTTATGACACGTATATCATAGTGCGCCATGTTTTTCATAACTTTATAATTATATTAggtgtatgtttcattataatacgttattctgattggctacactgcaatctcgcgttattgctaaatcaacttcattacacaataaaatttatcattcatgatgacacgaggtcccacaattaagtgcacaggtaaattaaataaaaacttgataaaaatcgtgttttcatgatcctagctaaaaaaaaaaataattataagtattgaatgtttcttAAGCTTGTTGttacttcatagggttgtaaaagcgttgaccgtgcgcacattttgaGAATGAAGCGCATCCgttcttcatacaaaatgtactttggtcaaatCCTTTACACcacaatgaagttacaaaaagaaccATTCAATTTAAGAAAGGAGTTGACTATCTACAGCaaacttaatattttatagttCGAAACCTCTTCTTAACAGCAATTTTACACCCCGTATGTCACCTCATTTGGAGGTTTTTTTTGTAGTTACATTGTCGattacaatattttttgttttatttcagaaacCGAAGAGGGACAAAAGGAGGACAGAATATGAACAAGAAAGGCGAAAAACATTGGAAACAGATTTTTGGATACAGTCGTTTACTTGAACTGATAAATAAACTACCGAGCGATGTAGTTTTTGAATTCAGCGCTAATATAGAGTTGTTAACGGATGTCCTGGATTGTACAAATCACAGTGATGAAATGATAAATCTGATTTTGAATTGTCTTTCTAAAGCTTGCAAGTATACAGGGCTTAGACAACAAGTTCTACATATATTAACTACACTCGAAGCTTCAGAGTTTCTAAAGGTTACTCTTCTTAAGTTTATTGTTAAATTGAAATCATTATCCGAAGTAAGCTTGGAGGAGTATGAAGCTTCTATGCTATATATTCTGAACATTTGCaaagaaataaaatcaagaataCCAAGCTCAATGTTTCAAGTTGTAGGTATAACAACTATTTTAGGCCAGATAGTATCAAAACTTTCAGACAGTGAAAGACCCAGTTCGCAAGAATTGATACTGGCTTATAAACACTTAGATGACTCAAACGAAGAAGAAATGGAACAGATTACCAGTGATAATAATAAGTCATATAGACAATTCAATTTCGAATCTAACCAACAACCACCACAAGACTTCCATGAAATTCCAGTGTTTCCAGAAATGCATGATATTCATGTTGATATATATCcgtttttaagaaaaaataagatatttgGTGGATATGAAAATCTGCAACATTATCTAGACGTACAATTCCGATTACTTAGAGAGGATTTTATTGGGCCTTTACGTGATGGAATTCAAGATTATATAGCAGCTTTGAAAAGACCAAAGGAGAAGGGAAATAGTCCAAGGGAGATAAGGGTGTACACTGATGTACAGCTAATAAGTACAGTATGTAACAGCAGTGGTTTATGCAGAAGAGTAAGTTTCTCATGTCCAGGTTTTAAACGTATTAGATGGGAATCAAGCAAGCGCCTTTTGTTTGGATCTTTAGTATGCCTATCAACAGATAATTTTGACACCCTGTATTTTGCAACTGTCGGAAACAGGGATCTAAAAGACTTGAAGAAAGGATTGgttgatttgaaatttgaaaccGATGCAAGCGAAATCGCATTGTTATCCGAAGGATTAATACTTGTTATGGCTGAATCAAACGCATTTTTGAAGCGTACCGGCATGTGTTGACAGGGTTAAAATCAATGCACAGAGGAGACCTtgcatttgaaaaatatattgtttcctgTGAAACAGATGTCGATCCTCCAGCGTACCTTCAGAGGAATCCTAGAGCTCGATATGATCTCAGACCACTAGTAGACACGGATGTTATAATTTATGACAAATCATGTCATCATTTAAGAGGACGTCAGCCAGCGTATACATTCAGTGCACAATCACAACCAGCTTACAATGTCAAAGTTAGCAATGTCAGAAATTGGCCAGCCCCGGAGATGTTACATCTGGATGAATCGCAGTTTAGTGCAGTTCAAATGGCCCTTTCAAAAGAATTTGTCATTATCCAAGGACCACCAGGAACGGGAAAGACATATATCGGCCTGAAAATAGTAAAGGCTCTTCTTCACAATAAAGATATATGGTGTCCTGATGAAAATAACGGTAGTCCGCTCCTGGTTGTATGTTATACTAATCATGCGTTAGATCAGTTCCTTGAAGGAATAATAGGTTTTTACAAAGGAAATATTTTACGACTTGGAAGTAGAAGTTCCAGCGAACTAATGAAACTGCATAACATTAATTCAAAGAGAATGGCTTTGCGGAGAGATAGAAGTGCGCCTCTTGCTTTCTTCCGAGAAAGGGCAAAAGCACGTGTTCATATGAACTCCCTAAAGGCTGCTATAAATAAAATTTCAGAAAGAATTGAAGCAGCTAAGCGAGAGGTGTTACACGAAGAAACGCTGGAGACTGCTATAGGACAAGGATTATGGCGACAACTGATACACGGACATCAGTTATTGATACAAGAAATGAGGGCACACGGCTTTATTCAACCATTCGGGAAAAAGAAAAGTGCCATTTTAGAGTGGCTAGGCTATGGAAACCTTACATGTGGTCAGGAGCCATTACAGTTACCTTCTTTGTCAACAACACGGGATATTTTTACCGGAAACGATCAAGATGATGAAGaagatgacgacgacgacgaattTATTGATGCAGTTGATGAAGCTGGTGGTGAAATGCAGAATAGATTGATGGACATATTTGATGATGAAAATTATGAAGAAATAGACGATGATGGTGCTATAGCTGAAATATCAAATATGTTGCAAACAATTGGGTTAACAACAAACACAGTGGCATTAGATGTTTCAAGCATCGGAAAAGAGAAAGCAGTCGGAACAGAAGAATGGACATTTGATCGGAAACAGAAAAAAGCGATTAAGAAAACAATAAGAAAAGAATTGGCATCTTCAGATAAAATGAATAGTAGGGAAGTGACTAGGAtacaaaatatatggaaaatCGAACAAAAAGATAGATGGCGCCTTTATAGATACTGGGTACATGGGTACTGTGCAACCCTTCAAA includes:
- the LOC143067558 gene encoding NFX1-type zinc finger-containing protein 1-like, giving the protein MTDQPNRRGRGRRGSGYRGGNRDEGNRRGGNTRGRVFHQHRNQRLPDDDRSLHHGAFRSGIGLSDSEDSDADISNHIASYQYTRGRGRRGSGNRGGNRDEGNSRGRNSRGKEFRQNRNQRPQDGDDSSFQRPYMPGISLSSEEDSDIDEHRVREYARSSSIRDRTSRYARDTCAGSRGNTNAAAQRGQRGNSGFGRQDTQQMRSTSASNRRGTKGGQNMNKKGEKHWKQIFGYSRLLELINKLPSDVVFEFSANIELLTDVLDCTNHSDEMINLILNCLSKACKYTGLRQQVLHILTTLEASEFLKVTLLKFIVKLKSLSEVSLEEYEASMLYILNICKEIKSRIPSSMFQVVGITTILGQIVSKLSDSERPSSQELILAYKHLDDSNEEEMEQITSDNNKSYRQFNFESNQQPPQDFHEIPVFPEMHDIHVDIYPFLRKNKIFGGYENLQHYLDVQFRLLREDFIGPLRDGIQDYIAALKRPKEKGNSPREIRVYTDVQLISTVCNSSGLCRRVSFSCPGFKRIRWESSKRLLFGSLVCLSTDNFDTLYFATVGNRDLKDLKKGLVDLKFETDASEIALLSEGLILVMAESNAFLKRTGMC